A genomic region of Streptomyces sp. R33 contains the following coding sequences:
- a CDS encoding DUF2637 domain-containing protein: MQLTRTHRILIGVVVAGAVVIAGIGFAGSYAAVRALALQKGFGSFSLVFPIGIDAGICVLLALDLLLTWIRIPFPLLRQTAWLLTAATIAFNGAAAWPDPLGVGMHAVIPILFVVTVEAARHAVGRIADITADRHMEGVRITRWLLSPVPTFKLWRRMKLWELRSYEQAVGMEQDRLIYQARLQARYGRAWRRKAPVEALMPLRLARIGVPLSQTAPEGLAAAGIDPALLPPAPTTAEHLAVERADAPQGVPLGAPAVLGEQALERSADMGESLAHGLQPDVGPAPDEFGQDHPYGPEFPGALPPAQPAVPVAAEPARMTEAELWEACRSYAARTGAAPDAAAFVVHLAEAYGLVDPVTGGPLPATQVEELLARFPGSPTAVTGDDSVTGHRGEPDPFFEPFSARGDVHAPAVQAPLSGQVPAPLASAGDRLPAARREQMSPDVLTDPVPAPAGETERWEATVTDTGATAARLPQQETEEPVLDPVQQQILTVAAWLTEAEETGVKLSGAEVGRRLGVSPKTGQRRVIDAGKHLTEQRRQQGRSHLRSV; the protein is encoded by the coding sequence ATGCAGCTGACTCGTACGCACCGGATACTCATCGGCGTCGTGGTCGCAGGAGCCGTGGTCATCGCGGGGATCGGTTTCGCCGGTTCGTACGCCGCGGTCCGCGCGCTCGCCCTGCAGAAGGGGTTCGGGAGCTTCTCGCTGGTGTTCCCGATCGGCATCGACGCGGGCATCTGCGTGCTGCTGGCGCTGGACCTGCTCCTGACGTGGATCCGGATCCCGTTCCCGCTGCTGCGCCAGACGGCGTGGCTGCTGACCGCGGCGACGATCGCGTTCAACGGCGCGGCGGCCTGGCCGGACCCGCTGGGCGTGGGCATGCACGCCGTGATCCCGATCCTGTTCGTGGTCACGGTGGAGGCGGCCCGGCACGCGGTGGGCCGGATCGCGGACATCACGGCGGACCGGCACATGGAGGGCGTGCGCATCACGCGCTGGCTCCTCTCCCCCGTCCCGACGTTCAAGCTGTGGCGCCGGATGAAGCTGTGGGAGCTGCGGTCGTACGAGCAGGCGGTCGGCATGGAGCAGGACCGGCTGATCTACCAGGCGCGGCTTCAGGCCCGGTACGGGCGGGCCTGGCGCCGCAAGGCCCCGGTGGAGGCGCTGATGCCGCTCCGGCTGGCCCGGATCGGCGTCCCCCTCTCCCAGACGGCCCCGGAAGGCCTGGCGGCGGCGGGCATCGACCCGGCGCTGCTGCCCCCGGCGCCGACAACGGCCGAACACCTGGCGGTGGAGCGGGCCGATGCACCGCAGGGCGTTCCGCTCGGGGCACCAGCCGTATTGGGGGAGCAGGCCTTGGAGAGGTCCGCGGATATGGGTGAGAGCCTCGCCCACGGGCTGCAGCCGGACGTCGGCCCCGCACCTGACGAGTTCGGTCAGGATCATCCCTATGGTCCTGAATTCCCCGGAGCGCTGCCCCCGGCGCAGCCGGCCGTTCCGGTGGCCGCCGAGCCGGCCCGTATGACGGAGGCGGAGCTCTGGGAGGCATGCCGCTCGTACGCGGCGCGCACCGGCGCTGCCCCTGATGCTGCCGCTTTCGTCGTGCACCTGGCCGAGGCGTACGGGCTGGTGGACCCGGTGACCGGTGGGCCGCTGCCCGCGACACAGGTGGAGGAGCTACTCGCCCGGTTCCCCGGAAGCCCGACGGCTGTGACCGGTGACGATTCGGTGACCGGTCACCGTGGCGAACCCGATCCTTTCTTTGAACCCTTCTCGGCCCGAGGCGACGTTCATGCGCCCGCCGTGCAGGCCCCGTTGTCCGGTCAGGTACCGGCGCCATTGGCGTCGGCCGGTGACCGGCTGCCTGCCGCACGACGTGAGCAGATGTCTCCTGACGTGCTGACCGATCCGGTCCCGGCGCCTGCAGGGGAGACCGAGCGCTGGGAGGCAACGGTCACCGACACCGGAGCGACCGCTGCTCGGCTGCCGCAGCAGGAGACCGAGGAGCCTGTCCTGGATCCGGTCCAGCAGCAGATCCTCACCGTCGCCGCCTGGCTCACCGAGGCCGAGGAGACCGGCGTGAAACTCTCCGGAGCCGAAGTGGGCCGCCGCCTGGGGGTATCCCCTAAGACAGGTCAGCGCCGCGTGATCGACGCTGGCAAGCACCTCACCGAGCAGCGCCGGCAGCAGGGGCGGTCTCACCTCCGCTCGGTCTGA